One genomic region from Jilunia laotingensis encodes:
- the mnmA gene encoding tRNA 2-thiouridine(34) synthase MnmA, whose product MKDRNKRVLVGMSGGIDSTATCLMLQEQGYEIIGVTMRVWGDEPQDARELAERMGIEHYVADERIPFKDTIVKNFIDEYRQGRTPNPCVMCNPLFKFRILTEWADKLDCAWIATGHYSRLEEKNNKIYIVAGDDDKKDQSYFLWRLGQDVLRRCIFPLGDYTKLKVREYLHEHGYEAKSKEGESMEVCFIKGDYRDFLREQYPELDREVGPGCFVNSEGVKLGQHKGFPYYTIGQRKGLEIALGKPAYVLKINPQKNTVMLGDAEQLRTKYMLLEQDCLVDEQEVLNCKDLAVRIRYRSRPIPCQVKRLEDGRLFVGFRAEASAITPGQSAVFYDNRWVLGGAFIASQRGIGLVIEQNKEWME is encoded by the coding sequence AGCGGGTATTAGTAGGGATGAGTGGCGGTATTGACAGTACTGCTACTTGCCTGATGTTACAAGAACAGGGTTATGAAATTATAGGGGTTACCATGAGAGTGTGGGGGGATGAACCTCAGGATGCCCGGGAACTGGCTGAACGAATGGGAATAGAACATTATGTGGCAGATGAACGGATACCTTTCAAAGATACCATCGTAAAAAACTTCATTGATGAATACAGGCAGGGGCGTACTCCGAACCCATGTGTGATGTGCAATCCGCTGTTTAAATTCAGGATATTGACAGAGTGGGCTGATAAGTTGGATTGTGCCTGGATTGCCACCGGTCATTATTCGCGTTTGGAGGAGAAAAATAATAAAATATATATTGTGGCCGGAGATGATGACAAGAAAGATCAGTCCTATTTCCTTTGGCGTTTAGGGCAGGATGTGTTAAGGCGATGTATTTTTCCTTTGGGCGATTATACGAAGCTGAAGGTGCGTGAATATCTTCATGAGCATGGGTATGAGGCGAAGTCAAAAGAAGGGGAAAGCATGGAAGTCTGTTTTATCAAAGGAGATTACAGAGATTTTCTGCGTGAACAGTATCCGGAGTTGGATAGGGAAGTAGGTCCGGGATGCTTTGTGAACTCCGAAGGAGTGAAATTGGGGCAGCACAAGGGTTTCCCATACTATACCATCGGGCAACGGAAAGGGCTTGAGATCGCTTTAGGAAAGCCGGCATATGTGTTGAAAATCAATCCGCAGAAAAATACTGTTATGTTAGGAGATGCCGAACAGTTGCGGACGAAATATATGTTGCTTGAGCAAGACTGTTTGGTAGATGAGCAGGAAGTGTTGAACTGTAAAGATTTGGCGGTTCGTATTCGTTACCGTAGCCGCCCTATACCCTGTCAGGTGAAAAGACTGGAAGACGGCAGATTGTTTGTCGGGTTCCGGGCGGAAGCATCTGCCATTACTCCCGGACAATCGGCTGTATTTTATGATAACCGCTGGGTATTGGGCGGGGCTTTTATTGCTTCGCAGCGCGGAATAGGTTTGGTGATCGAACAAAACAAAGAATGGATGGAATAA
- a CDS encoding S8 family peptidase — protein sequence MKKQILVALLFVAVGASAQQDTLKYRISLRDKAATTYSLDRPEEFLSEKSIQRRQKQGLSVDSTDLPVCRKYVDAIRKEGVNIVMTGKWDNFVTVSCNDSTLIDDIARLPFVLSTEKVWMAPDLSAAPVSVKRDSLKNEPVRTDSIYGPAARQIEMSNGHLLHEAGFKGQGMTIAVIDVGFHNADRITAMENIHILGTKDFVRPETTDIYAEGNHGMKVLSCMGMNQPYVMIGTAPEASYWLLRSEDDLSEHLVEQDYWAAALEFADSVGVDVVNTSLGYHQFDDSTKNYRYRDLNGRFALMSRQAARSADKGMILVCSAGNTGTGTWKKITPPGDAENVLTVGAVDKEGVLAVFSAVGNTADGRVKPDVMALGRKAFVMGTDGTVGTANGTSFSSPIMCGMVACLWQALPKLTAKQIIELVRSSGDRADCPDNIYGYGIPDMWKAYQSAR from the coding sequence ATGAAAAAGCAAATTCTGGTTGCTTTGCTCTTTGTTGCAGTAGGAGCATCAGCACAACAAGATACGTTGAAGTATCGCATCAGTCTGAGAGATAAAGCTGCAACCACTTATTCGCTGGATCGGCCGGAAGAATTTCTTTCCGAGAAATCCATTCAGCGCAGGCAGAAACAGGGCTTATCGGTAGATTCAACGGATTTGCCCGTTTGTCGGAAATATGTGGATGCCATTCGTAAGGAGGGCGTAAACATCGTGATGACAGGGAAATGGGATAATTTCGTTACCGTGTCCTGTAACGATTCGACGTTGATTGATGACATTGCTCGACTTCCGTTCGTTCTTTCTACGGAAAAGGTTTGGATGGCTCCCGATCTTTCGGCTGCTCCGGTGTCTGTCAAGCGTGATTCATTGAAAAATGAACCGGTCCGGACGGATAGCATTTATGGTCCTGCCGCTAGGCAGATTGAGATGAGCAACGGACATTTGTTGCATGAAGCCGGTTTCAAGGGACAAGGCATGACCATAGCAGTGATCGATGTCGGTTTCCATAATGCCGACCGTATTACCGCGATGGAGAATATACATATATTGGGTACAAAAGATTTTGTGCGTCCGGAGACTACTGATATTTACGCAGAAGGCAATCATGGCATGAAAGTCCTCTCTTGCATGGGCATGAACCAACCTTATGTCATGATCGGTACTGCTCCCGAAGCTTCGTACTGGCTGTTGCGCAGTGAAGACGATCTTTCGGAACATTTGGTCGAGCAGGATTACTGGGCGGCTGCACTTGAATTTGCCGATAGCGTAGGGGTGGATGTAGTAAACACCTCTTTGGGATATCATCAGTTTGACGATTCGACAAAGAACTATCGTTACAGAGATTTGAACGGCCGTTTCGCTTTGATGTCCCGGCAGGCTGCAAGGTCTGCTGATAAAGGAATGATTTTGGTGTGCAGTGCCGGGAATACCGGCACAGGTACTTGGAAGAAGATTACTCCTCCGGGAGATGCGGAAAATGTGCTGACTGTAGGTGCTGTGGATAAAGAAGGCGTATTGGCTGTCTTTTCTGCCGTAGGAAATACGGCTGACGGTCGTGTGAAGCCGGATGTAATGGCTTTAGGGCGTAAGGCTTTCGTCATGGGTACAGACGGGACGGTAGGTACAGCGAACGGTACTTCTTTTTCATCGCCCATCATGTGTGGCATGGTGGCTTGCTTATGGCAGGCTCTCCCGAAGCTTACGGCAAAGCAGATTATAGAACTTGTACGTAGTTCCGGTGACCGGGCGGATTGTCCGGATAATATTTATGGTTACGGTATACCGGATATGTGGAAAGCTTACCAGTCGGCCCGATGA
- the xseA gene encoding exodeoxyribonuclease VII large subunit produces the protein MKQDALTLFDLNALVRRSLEECLPDEYWIQAELSDVRSNTTGHCYLEFIQKDPRSDNLVAKARGMIWSNVFRLLKPYFEETTGQSFASGIKVLVKVTVQFHELYGYSLTVLDVDPTYTLGDIARRRREILQQLEEEGVLTLNKELEFPLLPQRVAVISSATAAGYGDFCHQLQNNPRGYYFYAELFPALMQGHQVEESVLSALDKINARSKDFDVVVIIRGGGATSDLSGFDTYLLAAACAQFPLPVITGIGHERDDTVLDSVAHTRVKTPTAAAELLISRMDEAADELAYLASRLRESASAFLEREQRRLVDCRTRIPSLVIRWLSDARFRVVAAHKDLLRASAALLSRKKHRLELLQQRVADASPEKLLARGYSITLKDGKPVSDASRISEGDEITTRLYRGEFISIVNRKSLNQK, from the coding sequence ATGAAACAAGATGCATTGACATTGTTCGACCTCAACGCTCTGGTGCGACGTAGCTTGGAAGAATGTTTACCGGATGAATACTGGATACAGGCAGAGCTGAGTGATGTACGGTCCAATACGACCGGTCACTGTTATTTGGAATTTATTCAAAAAGATCCGCGTAGCGACAATTTGGTAGCTAAAGCACGCGGTATGATCTGGAGTAATGTGTTTCGCCTGTTGAAACCTTATTTTGAAGAGACTACCGGACAGTCGTTTGCTTCCGGGATTAAAGTGTTGGTAAAGGTCACCGTGCAATTTCATGAATTGTATGGTTATAGCCTGACTGTTTTGGATGTCGATCCGACTTATACTTTGGGTGACATAGCTCGCAGACGGCGGGAGATTCTGCAACAACTGGAGGAGGAAGGAGTATTGACGCTGAATAAAGAGCTTGAGTTCCCTTTGTTACCTCAACGGGTTGCTGTTATTTCATCAGCTACAGCGGCTGGATACGGAGACTTTTGTCATCAGTTGCAGAATAATCCCCGCGGATATTATTTTTATGCGGAACTCTTTCCTGCCCTGATGCAAGGGCACCAGGTTGAAGAGTCGGTCTTGTCGGCTTTAGACAAAATAAATGCAAGGTCTAAAGATTTTGATGTGGTCGTTATCATCCGTGGGGGAGGAGCAACTTCCGACTTGTCAGGGTTTGACACCTATCTGTTAGCGGCTGCCTGTGCGCAGTTTCCCCTGCCTGTAATAACAGGCATCGGGCACGAACGAGACGATACCGTGCTTGATTCGGTAGCCCATACCCGGGTGAAAACTCCGACGGCTGCGGCTGAACTGTTGATTAGCCGCATGGATGAGGCTGCCGATGAACTAGCCTATTTAGCCTCCCGTCTCCGCGAGAGTGCTTCTGCATTTTTAGAAAGGGAACAACGCAGATTGGTCGATTGCCGGACACGTATTCCTTCTTTAGTCATCCGCTGGCTGTCGGATGCACGTTTCAGAGTGGTTGCTGCTCATAAAGATCTTTTGCGTGCTTCGGCCGCATTGCTATCCCGGAAGAAGCACCGTTTGGAACTGTTGCAACAGCGTGTGGCAGATGCTTCGCCTGAAAAATTGCTGGCGCGGGGATATAGCATAACGCTAAAAGACGGGAAGCCGGTATCGGACGCTTCCCGGATATCCGAAGGGGATGAAATCACCACCCGGTTGTATCGGGGAGAATTTATTTCAATTGTGAATCGTAAATCTTTAAATCAAAAATAA
- the xseB gene encoding exodeoxyribonuclease VII small subunit: MAAKKETYSQAMERLEKIVRQIDNNELEIDVLAEKIKEANDIISFCTEKLKKADLEVEKLLQEKRQIEE, translated from the coding sequence ATGGCCGCCAAAAAAGAAACCTACTCCCAAGCAATGGAACGCTTGGAAAAAATTGTCCGTCAGATAGACAATAATGAACTTGAGATAGATGTATTAGCCGAGAAAATCAAAGAAGCTAATGATATAATATCGTTTTGTACGGAGAAACTAAAAAAAGCAGACCTTGAGGTAGAAAAATTGTTGCAAGAAAAGCGGCAAATTGAAGAATAA
- a CDS encoding branched-chain amino acid aminotransferase, translated as MNEIDWSNLSFGYMKTDYNVRIYHRNGAWGELEISSSENINLHMAATCLHYGQEAFEGLKAFRGKDGKIRIFRLEENAARLQSTCRGILMPELSTERFKEAVLKVVKLNERFIPPYETGASLYIRPLLIGTGAQVGVKPANEYLFVIFVTPVGPYFKGGFSTTPYAITRKYDRAAPLGTGTFKVGGNYAASLRASQEAHQAGYSAEFYLDAKEKKYMDECGAANFFGIKDNTYITPLSTSILPSITNKSLMQLAEDMGLKVERRPIPEEELATLEEAGACGTAAVISPIQRIDDPENDRSYVISKDGKPGPVCTKLYNKLRAIQYGDEPDVHNWVTIVE; from the coding sequence ATGAACGAAATTGATTGGTCCAATTTGTCATTCGGTTATATGAAGACAGATTACAACGTGAGAATTTATCATCGTAATGGTGCATGGGGTGAATTGGAAATAAGCAGTAGTGAGAACATCAACCTGCATATGGCTGCCACTTGCCTGCATTATGGTCAGGAAGCATTTGAAGGTCTGAAAGCTTTCCGTGGTAAGGATGGTAAGATCCGTATTTTCCGCCTTGAAGAAAATGCAGCGCGTCTTCAGTCTACATGTAGAGGAATTCTCATGCCCGAACTTTCTACGGAACGCTTCAAAGAAGCTGTGTTGAAAGTGGTGAAATTGAATGAACGTTTTATTCCGCCTTATGAAACAGGAGCTTCTCTTTATATTCGTCCGTTGCTGATCGGTACCGGCGCACAGGTTGGCGTGAAGCCGGCTAACGAATATCTGTTTGTGATTTTTGTAACACCGGTAGGACCGTACTTTAAGGGTGGCTTCTCTACGACTCCGTATGCCATCACCCGCAAGTATGACCGTGCGGCTCCGTTGGGGACAGGTACGTTCAAGGTGGGTGGTAACTATGCTGCCAGTCTGCGTGCCAGTCAGGAAGCTCACCAGGCAGGTTATTCAGCAGAGTTCTATCTGGATGCCAAGGAAAAGAAATATATGGATGAATGCGGTGCCGCCAATTTCTTTGGCATTAAGGACAATACATACATCACTCCGCTGTCAACCTCCATTCTGCCTTCTATTACCAATAAGAGTCTGATGCAGTTGGCAGAAGATATGGGACTTAAAGTAGAACGCCGTCCTATCCCGGAAGAAGAACTGGCTACTTTGGAAGAGGCAGGAGCTTGCGGTACTGCTGCGGTGATCAGTCCTATCCAGCGCATCGATGACCCGGAAAACGATCGGTCTTATGTCATCTCAAAGGATGGAAAGCCCGGACCGGTATGTACAAAACTTTATAATAAATTGCGTGCAATCCAGTATGGAGACGAGCCTGATGTCCATAACTGGGTGACTATAGTGGAGTAG
- a CDS encoding DUF975 family protein, which yields MMKQNAELRAEARAALGGKWVMAAVATLVFTAVAGAASYIPLVGFILVALPLGYGYAMTLLDVVRGGNDVNIGTLFVGFNDFGRIVGTKLLKAIYTFLWSLLLVIPGIVKMYSYAMTDYILRDEPQLANNAAIEKSMSMMDGNKMKLFMLDLSFIGWAILCMFTLGIGYLFLQPYVEASHVAFYEDLKAQAAEKEF from the coding sequence ATGATGAAACAAAATGCTGAATTACGTGCTGAAGCACGTGCTGCTCTTGGCGGCAAATGGGTGATGGCGGCTGTTGCTACTCTTGTTTTTACAGCGGTTGCAGGTGCAGCTTCTTATATTCCTCTTGTTGGTTTTATTCTTGTAGCATTGCCTTTGGGTTATGGGTATGCCATGACGCTGTTGGATGTTGTGAGAGGGGGTAATGACGTGAATATCGGAACCCTATTTGTCGGGTTCAATGATTTCGGTCGTATTGTGGGTACAAAATTATTAAAGGCAATTTACACCTTTCTATGGTCGTTGTTGCTTGTAATACCGGGCATTGTCAAAATGTACTCATATGCCATGACTGACTATATTCTGAGAGATGAGCCACAACTTGCAAATAATGCCGCTATAGAAAAAAGCATGTCTATGATGGATGGCAACAAGATGAAATTATTCATGCTTGATCTTAGTTTCATTGGTTGGGCTATATTGTGTATGTTTACTTTAGGTATCGGATATTTGTTCCTGCAACCGTATGTGGAGGCTTCGCACGTGGCTTTCTATGAAGATTTGAAAGCACAGGCTGCCGAAAAGGAATTTTAG
- the trmB gene encoding tRNA (guanosine(46)-N7)-methyltransferase TrmB: MGKGKLEKFADMANYPHVFEYPYAVVGNVAFEGKGKWNEFFGNDHPIVLELGCGRGEYTVGMGKMFPDKNFIGVDIKGARMWTGATEALQAGMKNVAFLRTNIEIIDCFFAPGEVSEIWLTFSDPQMKKVTKRLTSTYFMERYRRFLKPDGIVHLKTDSAFLFAYTLYMVIMNKFPVKLVVEDLYNTDMADGVLGIRTYYEQQWLDRGLNIKYLKFLLPQEGELIEPNVEIELDSYRSYNRSKRSGLQTSK; this comes from the coding sequence ATGGGAAAAGGAAAATTAGAGAAATTTGCCGATATGGCGAATTATCCGCACGTGTTCGAGTATCCTTACGCTGTGGTAGGCAATGTGGCTTTTGAAGGGAAAGGCAAGTGGAATGAATTCTTTGGAAATGATCACCCAATCGTTCTTGAATTGGGATGTGGCCGGGGAGAGTACACGGTAGGTATGGGAAAAATGTTTCCCGATAAGAATTTCATCGGTGTAGATATCAAAGGTGCGCGCATGTGGACCGGAGCTACCGAGGCTCTACAGGCGGGAATGAAGAATGTGGCATTCCTCCGGACCAATATTGAAATCATCGATTGTTTCTTTGCTCCCGGTGAAGTAAGCGAGATATGGCTTACTTTTTCCGATCCGCAGATGAAGAAAGTTACCAAACGATTGACTTCCACTTATTTTATGGAACGCTATCGCCGGTTTCTCAAACCGGACGGCATTGTCCATTTGAAGACGGACAGCGCTTTTCTGTTTGCCTACACCCTTTATATGGTGATAATGAATAAGTTTCCCGTCAAGCTTGTCGTGGAAGATCTTTATAACACCGATATGGCGGATGGTGTTCTGGGCATCAGGACCTATTACGAACAACAATGGCTCGACCGTGGTTTGAATATAAAATATCTCAAATTTTTACTTCCGCAAGAGGGTGAACTTATAGAGCCTAATGTAGAAATAGAGTTGGACTCTTATCGTAGTTATAACCGGAGTAAACGAAGCGGATTGCAAACAAGCAAATAA
- a CDS encoding Mrp/NBP35 family ATP-binding protein codes for MTLYPKLILDALTTVRYPGSGKNIVEAGMVEDNIRIEGMKVSFSLIFEKPTDPFMKSVIKAAEKAIQVHVSKEVEIEGNISVKTLQAARPEVGKLLPQVKNIIGISSGKGGVGKSTVAANLAVALAKLGHKVGLLDADIFGPSMPKMFQVEDARPYAETKEGREMIIPVEKYGVKLLSIGFFVDPDQATLWRGGMASNALKQLIGDADWGELDYFLIDLPPGTSDIHLTVVQTLAMTGAIVVSTPQAVALADARKGINMFTNDKINVPILGLVENMAWFTPAELPENKYYIFGREGAKRLAEEMNVPLLGQIPIVQSICENGDRGTPAALDENTVTGRAFLSLAAAVVRQVDRRNIEMAPTQIVELHK; via the coding sequence ATGACTCTTTATCCAAAATTGATACTTGATGCGCTGACAACGGTGCGTTATCCGGGCAGTGGCAAGAATATTGTTGAAGCGGGGATGGTGGAAGACAACATCCGCATCGAAGGAATGAAGGTTTCTTTCTCCCTCATCTTTGAGAAGCCGACCGACCCGTTCATGAAATCGGTAATAAAAGCTGCCGAGAAAGCTATACAGGTTCATGTAAGCAAGGAAGTGGAAATAGAGGGTAATATCAGCGTGAAGACTCTTCAGGCAGCTCGTCCTGAAGTAGGAAAGTTATTACCCCAAGTGAAAAATATCATAGGTATATCTTCCGGAAAAGGGGGAGTGGGAAAATCTACCGTAGCTGCCAACTTGGCTGTGGCTTTGGCTAAATTAGGTCACAAGGTGGGTTTGCTGGATGCCGATATTTTTGGCCCTTCCATGCCGAAAATGTTTCAGGTGGAGGACGCTCGTCCGTATGCCGAGACTAAAGAAGGCCGCGAGATGATTATTCCTGTAGAAAAGTATGGGGTGAAATTGTTGTCTATCGGCTTTTTTGTCGATCCCGACCAGGCCACCTTGTGGCGGGGAGGAATGGCAAGTAATGCTTTGAAACAGTTGATCGGTGATGCGGATTGGGGTGAACTCGATTATTTTCTGATCGACCTTCCACCGGGAACGAGCGACATACATTTGACTGTGGTGCAGACTTTGGCAATGACAGGTGCTATTGTGGTAAGTACTCCACAGGCTGTAGCATTGGCCGATGCTCGTAAAGGTATTAATATGTTTACGAATGATAAGATAAATGTCCCTATTCTCGGTCTCGTGGAGAACATGGCTTGGTTTACACCCGCTGAGCTTCCGGAGAATAAATATTATATTTTCGGGCGTGAAGGTGCAAAGAGATTGGCGGAGGAAATGAATGTGCCTCTGCTGGGACAGATACCTATCGTGCAGAGTATTTGTGAAAATGGCGATAGAGGAACACCTGCCGCTTTGGACGAAAATACGGTGACGGGGCGTGCTTTCTTATCGTTGGCTGCCGCTGTGGTTCGTCAGGTGGATCGTCGGAATATAGAAATGGCTCCCACGCAGATTGTAGAACTGCATAAATGA
- a CDS encoding GntR family transcriptional regulator, giving the protein MKLNESKYKLVVNHVIESINEGKFKKGDWIPSINEFRKKYNLSRDTVFAGISELKSRGIIDSTPGIGYYVTSTRFTLKHNIFLLFNEFNEFKEELYNSFIENIDKNSTVDIYFHNYNRKVFETLVNDANGKYTTYILMPGKFQGLDPLLQSISGKVFLLDHYHPELKGKYPSVAQNFENDTYEALKFGLEHIKKYHRILMVQSEAKEPYERYDGLQKFCKEYNFDHKYLNSLVNRKIKEGDLFILVNDRDLVDVLKQAEKQEFTPGKEFGIISYNDTPLKEILAGGITTLSTDFKLMGKTMASLISRKGIETIDNSWILNIRKSL; this is encoded by the coding sequence ATGAAGCTTAACGAATCTAAATATAAATTAGTGGTCAACCATGTTATAGAAAGTATAAATGAAGGTAAATTTAAAAAAGGAGACTGGATTCCATCGATTAATGAATTCCGAAAGAAATATAATCTTTCAAGAGATACTGTCTTTGCCGGGATCAGCGAACTAAAGTCAAGAGGGATCATTGATTCCACCCCCGGTATCGGTTATTACGTAACGAGTACAAGATTTACTTTAAAACATAACATTTTCCTTTTATTCAATGAATTCAATGAGTTTAAAGAAGAACTGTATAACTCATTTATCGAAAACATTGATAAAAACAGCACGGTAGACATATACTTCCATAATTACAACCGTAAAGTTTTCGAGACTTTGGTCAATGATGCCAATGGCAAGTATACCACTTACATCCTAATGCCGGGAAAATTCCAGGGATTAGACCCGTTGTTACAGTCCATATCAGGCAAGGTATTTCTACTCGACCATTATCACCCGGAACTGAAAGGCAAGTATCCTTCAGTAGCACAAAATTTCGAGAATGACACCTATGAAGCCCTCAAATTCGGATTGGAACATATAAAAAAGTATCACCGCATATTGATGGTTCAAAGCGAAGCCAAAGAGCCTTACGAACGATATGACGGACTACAGAAGTTCTGCAAAGAATACAATTTCGACCATAAGTATCTTAACAGTCTAGTCAATAGAAAAATCAAAGAAGGAGATTTGTTTATACTGGTAAACGACAGGGATTTGGTCGATGTGCTAAAACAAGCGGAAAAGCAAGAATTTACTCCGGGAAAAGAATTCGGAATCATCTCATACAACGATACTCCTCTAAAAGAAATCCTTGCAGGAGGGATAACTACATTGTCGACTGACTTTAAACTGATGGGCAAGACAATGGCTTCACTTATCAGTAGGAAAGGAATAGAAACAATCGACAACTCTTGGATACTCAATATAAGAAAGTCTTTATAA
- a CDS encoding pyruvate formate lyase family protein: MNQRIDSLREYILSKQHHSFRRGAEELGLSEMSRSFAEASIAPEKRAALCLSTLLESETPVILPGEKIVVTRTISEIPDIYTPEEWDEIKATHYIHERGTVCNISPDYETTIRQGLENRKNEVMDRLKDENLSQENVRFLESVLLCITSLQSFIGKYENYTRSIGETETADVLKAIQTDGAKSFREALQLLRILHFAIWEASDYHNTLGRFDQYMYPYFKNDIDNGVLTKEEAFDLLEEFFLMCNKDSDLYPGMQQGDNGQSMVLGGRNADGEYLFNELSEMCLKASYELELIDPKINIRVDKDTPDEIFEKGSQLTKKGLGFPQYSNDDIIIPGLLRKGYDAEDAYNYVVAACWEFIIPKYAMDIPNIDAVSLIGCVRSCLDKLSECPDYDSFYKLVEQEIQHNVDTICNKHKNLYMIPSPMMSLLMAGTIERATDISLGAKYNNYGLHGTGVATAADSLAAIKKYYFEEKRIDYKTYIDAIEDDFKGEAELKELLRKESPKMGQDNDYVDSICVALLDSFDNALKDKVNERGGIYRAGTGTAMYYIFHANTLGATPDGRTAEEMIPANYSPSLFIDQKGPISVIKSFTKPHLVNVINGGPLTLEFDQSIFRNEESVKKLASLVKMYIIFGGHQLQLNTVSREKLLDAKKHPEKYRNLIVRVWGWSGYFVELDECYQDHVINRIEFGL, from the coding sequence ATGAATCAAAGAATTGACTCACTTAGGGAGTACATTTTAAGTAAGCAACATCATTCATTCAGACGCGGAGCAGAGGAGCTTGGCCTTAGTGAAATGAGCCGGTCTTTTGCGGAAGCAAGTATTGCACCGGAGAAAAGAGCAGCACTTTGTTTGTCTACATTATTAGAGTCAGAAACACCGGTGATCCTGCCGGGCGAAAAGATTGTGGTAACGAGGACTATCAGTGAAATACCGGATATTTATACACCGGAAGAATGGGATGAGATAAAAGCAACACATTATATACACGAACGTGGGACGGTATGCAACATATCTCCCGACTATGAAACTACAATCAGACAAGGTCTGGAAAATCGCAAGAATGAGGTTATGGATCGTCTCAAGGATGAAAATCTTTCCCAAGAGAATGTCCGATTCTTGGAATCTGTTCTTTTATGCATAACCTCACTTCAAAGTTTTATCGGTAAATATGAAAATTATACCCGTTCGATAGGTGAGACGGAAACTGCCGATGTTTTAAAAGCCATACAGACAGACGGTGCAAAATCTTTCAGAGAGGCTTTGCAATTATTGCGCATTCTGCATTTCGCCATTTGGGAGGCCTCCGACTATCACAATACCTTGGGACGTTTTGATCAATACATGTATCCGTATTTCAAAAACGATATCGACAATGGCGTATTGACAAAAGAAGAGGCATTCGATCTGTTGGAAGAGTTTTTCCTGATGTGTAATAAGGATAGTGATTTATATCCCGGCATGCAACAAGGTGATAATGGTCAGAGCATGGTGCTTGGTGGTCGGAATGCTGACGGTGAGTATTTGTTCAATGAACTCTCCGAGATGTGTCTTAAGGCAAGTTATGAATTGGAATTGATCGACCCTAAGATTAATATTCGTGTAGACAAGGATACACCGGATGAGATCTTTGAAAAAGGCTCTCAATTGACCAAAAAGGGGTTAGGCTTTCCGCAATATAGTAATGATGATATAATTATTCCGGGATTATTGAGAAAAGGTTACGATGCGGAAGATGCATACAATTATGTAGTGGCTGCTTGTTGGGAGTTTATTATTCCGAAATATGCCATGGATATTCCAAACATCGATGCGGTCTCTTTGATTGGTTGTGTAAGGAGTTGCTTGGACAAATTGAGTGAATGTCCCGATTATGATTCATTCTACAAACTGGTGGAACAGGAAATACAACACAATGTTGACACGATTTGCAACAAACACAAAAATCTTTATATGATACCTTCTCCCATGATGTCATTATTGATGGCTGGCACTATTGAAAGAGCAACGGATATTTCGTTAGGAGCCAAATACAATAATTATGGACTTCATGGGACGGGGGTCGCTACTGCTGCTGATTCTTTGGCAGCCATTAAGAAGTATTATTTTGAAGAAAAACGCATTGATTATAAAACATATATCGATGCTATAGAAGATGATTTTAAGGGAGAAGCAGAATTGAAGGAACTGCTTCGTAAAGAGAGCCCGAAGATGGGCCAGGATAACGATTATGTAGACTCTATCTGTGTTGCTTTATTAGATTCGTTCGACAATGCGCTGAAAGATAAGGTCAATGAAAGAGGTGGAATTTATCGTGCCGGAACGGGGACAGCTATGTATTACATCTTCCATGCCAACACTTTAGGGGCAACTCCTGATGGACGTACTGCTGAAGAAATGATTCCGGCCAATTATTCCCCCAGTTTATTTATCGATCAGAAAGGGCCGATCTCGGTCATCAAATCTTTCACAAAACCGCATTTGGTGAATGTAATCAATGGTGGCCCCCTTACGCTGGAATTTGACCAGTCGATCTTCCGTAACGAAGAAAGTGTGAAGAAATTGGCATCACTTGTAAAGATGTATATCATTTTTGGAGGGCATCAGTTACAGCTTAACACCGTGAGCAGAGAGAAACTTCTAGATGCCAAGAAGCATCCCGAGAAATATCGGAATCTGATTGTTCGGGTCTGGGGATGGAGTGGATACTTTGTTGAACTGGATGAATGTTATCAAGATCATGTAATTAATCGAATAGAATTTGGACTTTAA